The following proteins are co-located in the Myxococcus fulvus genome:
- a CDS encoding LptA/OstA family protein, producing the protein MIEFLVMAFFVAQPVPAVAAATPTDGGTPAAAAGSPSQGPLGPVDLKEPVQINADLIEGGKSQATLTGNVKVKHRTLDLKCDRMTAYFAPPRVVTRVVCTGGVHAVDGDRMARGERAEYDVASGVLVVTGTPEARQGTTYMRGTKVRLTLGSEKLEVENAVIIFESPPSAPTPSKRKAAPAPARTAPVAPEAAPR; encoded by the coding sequence GTGATTGAGTTCCTCGTGATGGCCTTCTTCGTGGCGCAGCCGGTGCCCGCCGTCGCCGCCGCCACGCCCACGGACGGGGGCACGCCTGCCGCCGCCGCGGGCAGCCCGAGCCAGGGGCCCCTGGGGCCGGTGGACTTGAAGGAGCCGGTTCAAATCAACGCCGACCTCATCGAGGGCGGCAAGTCGCAGGCCACGCTCACCGGCAACGTGAAGGTGAAGCACCGCACCCTGGACTTGAAGTGCGACCGGATGACGGCCTACTTCGCGCCGCCCCGCGTGGTGACGCGCGTGGTGTGCACCGGCGGCGTGCACGCGGTGGACGGCGACCGCATGGCCCGCGGCGAGCGCGCCGAGTACGACGTCGCCTCGGGCGTGCTCGTCGTCACCGGCACCCCGGAGGCGCGCCAGGGGACCACGTACATGCGTGGGACGAAGGTCCGACTCACGTTGGGCAGCGAGAAGCTCGAGGTGGAGAACGCCGTCATCATCTTCGAGTCGCCGCCGTCGGCCCCCACGCCTTCCAAGCGCAAGGCCGCGCCCGCGCCCGCTCGCACGGCCCCCGTGGCCCCGGAGGCGGCGCCGCGATGA
- the lptB gene encoding LPS export ABC transporter ATP-binding protein, whose translation MSDAKLYAEGLKKAYRGRQVVNGVSFTVSPGEVVGLLGPNGAGKTTSFNMVVGLVTPDAGRVRVGDEDLTHLPMHRRARRGVGYLPQEASVFRKLTVRDNFLSVLELQKGLDKKAREARASAILEEFGLSHVAESLGGTLSGGERRRAEIARSLLPQPRFILFDEPFAGVDPINVGDLQRQIFLLRERGLGVLITDHNVQDTLGICDRAYIITQGQILEEGTPAEIAASPRARAVYLGERFRLQQPL comes from the coding sequence ATGAGCGACGCGAAGCTGTACGCGGAGGGGCTCAAGAAGGCCTATCGCGGGCGCCAGGTGGTCAACGGCGTGTCCTTCACCGTGTCCCCGGGCGAGGTGGTGGGCCTGTTGGGCCCCAACGGCGCCGGCAAGACGACCAGCTTCAACATGGTGGTGGGCCTGGTGACGCCCGACGCGGGCCGCGTGCGCGTGGGCGACGAGGACCTCACGCACCTGCCCATGCACCGCCGCGCGCGCCGGGGCGTGGGCTACCTGCCCCAGGAAGCCTCCGTGTTCCGCAAGCTCACCGTGCGCGACAATTTCCTGTCCGTGCTGGAGCTGCAGAAGGGCCTGGACAAGAAGGCCCGGGAGGCCCGCGCCAGCGCCATCCTCGAGGAGTTCGGCCTCTCCCACGTCGCCGAGTCGCTGGGCGGCACCCTCTCCGGCGGTGAGCGCCGCCGCGCCGAGATTGCCCGGAGCCTGCTGCCCCAGCCGCGCTTCATCCTCTTCGACGAGCCCTTCGCCGGCGTGGACCCCATCAACGTGGGCGATCTCCAGCGGCAGATCTTCCTGCTGCGCGAGCGGGGACTGGGTGTCCTCATCACCGACCACAACGTCCAGGACACCCTCGGTATCTGTGACAGGGCCTACATCATCACACAGGGGCAGATCCTCGAGGAGGGCACACCCGCCGAGATCGCCGCCTCGCCCCGCGCGCGGGCCGTCTACCTGGGGGAGCGGTTCCGCCTCCAGCAGCCGCTTTGA
- the rpoN gene encoding RNA polymerase factor sigma-54, which produces MAMELKQSLKLAQQLVMTPQLQQAIKLLQLSRMELLEQVREEMDQNPLLEQPDEQAPGDVGDKEPGEASLEADNVEIPRDVELPSASGDNAPEFKADGDGPPEIDWEQYLNSYQFNEPTTASNKGNVATDDLPSFEANLVKKEDLVDHIQEQLGTLRLNDAERRIAMLILGNLDDDGYLKLPDIEGDPLIRLTNEADVPMHVAERTLRRIQMLEPRGCGARDLQECLLIQLQGMKEPQAPLLGLIIKRHMKYLESKNLPAIAKDLKVTLEEVVEAVKLLPKLDPKPGRNFSGDDAQYITPDVFVYKMGEEYTVVLNDDGLSKLRISGTYRNALKTGAVGPGQTKDFIQDKLRSAVWLIRSIHQRQRTIYKVTESIVKFQRDFLDKGIAHLKPLILRDVAEDIGMHESTVSRVTTSKYVHTPQGIFELKYFFNSSIARVSGEDTASEAVKHHIKQLVSAEDARNPYSDQKIVELLRSQGTEIARRTVAKYREVLGILPSSKRKRYY; this is translated from the coding sequence ATGGCGATGGAACTCAAACAAAGCCTGAAGCTTGCGCAGCAGCTGGTGATGACGCCCCAGCTGCAGCAGGCCATCAAGCTGCTTCAGCTCTCCCGGATGGAGCTGCTGGAGCAGGTCCGCGAGGAGATGGATCAGAATCCACTCCTGGAGCAGCCGGACGAGCAGGCACCGGGCGACGTGGGGGACAAGGAGCCCGGAGAGGCGTCGCTGGAGGCGGACAACGTCGAGATTCCACGCGACGTGGAGCTGCCGTCGGCCTCCGGGGACAACGCCCCGGAGTTCAAGGCGGACGGGGACGGGCCCCCGGAAATCGACTGGGAGCAGTACCTCAACAGCTACCAGTTCAACGAGCCCACCACGGCGTCCAACAAGGGCAACGTGGCCACGGACGACCTGCCGTCGTTCGAGGCGAACCTGGTCAAGAAGGAGGACCTGGTCGACCACATCCAGGAGCAGCTGGGCACGCTGCGCCTGAACGACGCCGAGCGCCGCATCGCGATGCTCATCCTGGGCAACCTGGATGACGACGGCTACCTCAAGCTGCCGGACATCGAGGGCGACCCCCTCATCCGTCTGACCAACGAGGCGGACGTGCCGATGCACGTGGCCGAGCGCACCCTGCGCCGCATCCAGATGCTGGAGCCGCGCGGCTGCGGCGCCAGGGACTTGCAGGAGTGCCTGCTCATCCAGCTGCAGGGGATGAAGGAGCCGCAGGCGCCGCTCTTGGGCCTCATCATCAAGCGGCACATGAAGTACCTGGAGAGCAAGAACCTGCCCGCCATCGCCAAGGACCTGAAGGTCACCTTGGAAGAGGTGGTGGAGGCGGTGAAGCTGCTCCCCAAGCTGGACCCGAAGCCGGGCCGCAACTTCAGCGGGGACGACGCGCAGTACATCACCCCCGACGTCTTCGTCTACAAGATGGGGGAAGAGTACACGGTGGTGCTCAACGACGACGGCCTGTCGAAGCTGCGCATCTCCGGCACGTACCGCAACGCGCTGAAGACGGGCGCGGTGGGCCCCGGCCAGACGAAGGATTTCATCCAGGACAAGCTGCGCAGCGCGGTGTGGCTCATCCGCTCCATCCACCAGCGGCAGCGGACCATCTACAAGGTCACCGAGAGCATCGTGAAGTTCCAGCGCGACTTCCTGGACAAGGGCATCGCGCACTTGAAGCCCCTCATCCTGCGAGACGTGGCCGAGGACATCGGCATGCACGAGTCCACGGTGAGCCGCGTGACGACGAGCAAGTACGTGCACACGCCGCAGGGCATCTTCGAGCTGAAGTACTTCTTCAATTCGTCCATCGCCCGCGTGTCCGGCGAGGACACCGCCAGCGAGGCGGTGAAGCACCACATCAAGCAGCTCGTCTCGGCGGAGGACGCGCGCAACCCGTACTCGGACCAGAAGATCGTCGAGCTCCTGCGCTCGCAGGGCACCGAAATCGCGCGCCGCACGGTGGCCAAGTACCGCGAGGTGCTGGGCATCCTCCCGAGCAGCAAGCGCAAGCGGTACTACTGA
- a CDS encoding GNAT family N-acetyltransferase, with protein MSAPLLLLPSDEGLPWREPLPLVVPPVVLEGRAVRLEPLSLEHAPALAALCEDELFTYFTVVPRTLADVERFIADRLRGAEKGTERPFVIIEKATGTPVGHTSYLDIQRDSRTLEIGWTWLGRRVWRTRVNTECKFLLLQLAFESLGVMRVQLKTDQRNTRSRAAIERLGAKFEGILRNHVLVRGGVVRDSAYYSVIDTEWPEVKARLSGMLQKDG; from the coding sequence ATGAGCGCCCCTCTCCTCCTGCTTCCCTCGGACGAGGGGCTCCCCTGGAGGGAGCCCCTTCCGCTGGTCGTTCCCCCCGTCGTCCTCGAAGGCCGCGCGGTGCGCCTGGAGCCCCTGTCGCTCGAGCACGCCCCGGCCCTCGCCGCGCTGTGCGAGGACGAACTCTTCACCTACTTCACCGTGGTGCCACGCACGCTCGCGGACGTGGAGCGCTTCATCGCGGACCGCCTGCGCGGCGCGGAGAAGGGCACCGAGCGCCCGTTCGTCATCATCGAGAAGGCCACGGGCACGCCCGTGGGCCACACCAGCTACCTGGACATCCAGCGCGACAGCCGCACGCTGGAGATCGGCTGGACGTGGCTGGGCCGCCGGGTGTGGCGCACGCGCGTCAACACCGAGTGCAAGTTCCTGCTGCTCCAGCTCGCCTTCGAGTCGCTGGGCGTCATGCGCGTGCAGCTCAAGACGGACCAGCGCAACACGCGCTCGCGCGCCGCGATTGAGCGGCTGGGCGCGAAGTTCGAGGGCATCCTCCGCAACCACGTCCTGGTGCGGGGTGGGGTGGTGCGCGACAGCGCCTACTACTCCGTCATCGACACCGAGTGGCCGGAGGTGAAGGCGCGGCTGTCGGGGATGCTCCAGAAGGACGGCTAG
- a CDS encoding SDR family oxidoreductase, producing MAQKNPDPREAGPKPPFPQQTQPHPGKEGRMSPEPDYGEQSYKGLGRLKDRVALVTGGDSGIGRAVCLAFAREGADVAVSYLSEGDDARQVQRVVEDAGRSALLLPGDLAVEAKCRELVEATVKRFGRIDILVNNAAFQGKAVEEFEELDAERVERTFRVNILAMFHLVRYALPHMKAGGTIINTASIQAYQPTPPLLDYATTKGAIVTFTKGLAQQLIERGIRVNAVAPGPVWTPLIPQSFDGKQVSTFGEDSPMGRPAQPAELAPSYVFLASDESRFVNAEILGVTGGRLLA from the coding sequence ATGGCCCAGAAGAACCCCGACCCGCGTGAGGCGGGCCCCAAGCCTCCCTTCCCCCAGCAGACCCAACCCCACCCGGGCAAGGAGGGGCGGATGTCGCCGGAGCCGGACTACGGCGAGCAGTCCTACAAGGGACTGGGGCGGCTGAAGGACCGCGTGGCGCTCGTCACCGGCGGCGACAGCGGCATCGGCAGGGCGGTGTGCCTGGCCTTCGCGCGCGAGGGCGCGGACGTGGCCGTCTCCTACCTCAGCGAGGGGGACGACGCCCGCCAGGTGCAGCGCGTGGTGGAGGACGCGGGGCGCTCGGCGCTGCTGTTGCCCGGGGACCTGGCGGTGGAGGCGAAGTGCCGCGAGCTCGTGGAGGCGACGGTGAAGCGCTTCGGCCGCATCGACATCCTCGTCAACAACGCGGCCTTCCAGGGCAAGGCGGTGGAAGAGTTCGAGGAGCTGGATGCCGAGCGCGTGGAGCGCACGTTCCGCGTCAACATCCTCGCGATGTTCCACCTGGTGCGCTACGCGCTGCCGCACATGAAGGCCGGCGGCACCATCATCAACACCGCCTCCATCCAGGCGTATCAGCCCACGCCGCCGCTGCTCGACTACGCCACCACCAAGGGCGCCATTGTCACCTTCACCAAGGGCCTGGCGCAGCAGCTCATCGAGCGCGGCATCCGCGTCAACGCCGTGGCGCCCGGCCCCGTGTGGACGCCGCTGATTCCGCAGTCCTTCGACGGCAAGCAGGTGTCGACGTTCGGCGAGGACTCACCCATGGGCCGCCCCGCGCAGCCGGCGGAGCTGGCGCCGTCCTACGTGTTCCTCGCCTCGGATGAGTCGCGCTTCGTGAACGCGGAGATATTGGGTGTCACCGGAGGAAGGCTGCTCGCCTGA
- the hpf gene encoding ribosome hibernation-promoting factor, HPF/YfiA family, translated as MQFNITFRQFGASDSLKEYAREKVERVNKLLDRAGEAHVVLSLEAGRIHHADITVHSGAWVLRGRDKSSDMYASIDLAMDKIERQLRRYRDKLKTHHGKERVHHRQDLVNHLKVRHAVFEVPDAEALADIAAESSADTPAPKLAAAPPATPVAAAATRVVSSTQLTVKQLSVDEAVMQMNLMNNDFYVFHNVESDALGIVYRRKDGQYGLIEPHEPPALAAAAGT; from the coding sequence ATGCAGTTCAACATCACCTTCCGTCAGTTCGGGGCGTCCGATTCCCTCAAGGAGTACGCACGCGAGAAGGTCGAGCGGGTGAACAAGCTGTTGGACAGAGCAGGAGAGGCACACGTCGTACTGTCGTTGGAAGCGGGCCGCATCCATCACGCGGACATCACCGTCCACTCCGGCGCCTGGGTGCTCCGGGGGCGCGACAAGAGCAGTGACATGTACGCGTCCATCGACCTGGCGATGGACAAGATCGAGCGCCAGCTGCGCCGCTACCGCGACAAGCTCAAGACGCATCACGGCAAGGAGCGCGTGCACCACCGTCAGGACCTGGTGAACCACCTGAAGGTGCGGCACGCCGTCTTCGAGGTGCCGGACGCGGAGGCGCTGGCGGACATCGCCGCGGAGTCCTCGGCGGACACGCCCGCACCCAAGCTCGCCGCCGCCCCGCCCGCGACCCCCGTGGCCGCCGCCGCGACGCGCGTGGTGAGCTCCACCCAGCTCACCGTCAAGCAGCTGTCGGTGGACGAGGCGGTGATGCAGATGAACCTGATGAACAACGACTTCTACGTGTTCCACAATGTGGAGTCGGACGCGCTGGGCATCGTCTACCGGCGCAAGGATGGCCAGTACGGCCTCATCGAGCCCCACGAGCCGCCCGCGCTGGCCGCTGCCGCCGGCACCTGA
- a CDS encoding PTS sugar transporter subunit IIA, whose product MRIAEFLSPQAVIADMQSRTKQEVLRELSATLARAHPPLLEERLVEVLREREKLGSTGIGEGVAIPHGKLPGMTQLQAAFGVSRAGVDFEAIDGKPTHLFFALVAPENSAGVHLKALARISRLFKNPRFRAAILEAPTTAEIHALIIQEDARP is encoded by the coding sequence GTGAGAATCGCCGAGTTCCTCAGCCCCCAAGCCGTCATCGCGGACATGCAGTCGCGGACGAAGCAGGAGGTGTTGCGCGAGCTGAGCGCCACGTTGGCCCGGGCCCACCCCCCGCTCCTGGAGGAGCGGCTGGTGGAGGTGCTGCGCGAGCGCGAGAAGCTGGGCAGCACCGGCATCGGCGAGGGGGTGGCCATCCCCCACGGCAAGCTGCCGGGCATGACGCAGCTGCAGGCGGCCTTCGGCGTGTCCCGCGCGGGCGTGGACTTCGAGGCCATCGACGGCAAGCCCACCCACCTGTTCTTCGCCCTCGTGGCCCCAGAGAACAGCGCCGGCGTGCACCTGAAGGCCCTGGCCCGCATCTCCCGGCTCTTCAAGAACCCCCGCTTCCGGGCCGCCATCCTCGAGGCGCCCACGACCGCGGAAATCCACGCGCTCATCATCCAGGAAGACGCCCGGCCCTGA
- the dtd gene encoding D-aminoacyl-tRNA deacylase encodes MRAVVQRVLEASVTVDGQKVSDIGPGLLVLLGVGKGDTEADVAWMVEKLATLRIFEDAAGKMNLSLEDTSRQLIVVSQFTLYGDARKGRRPSFIDAMEPTVAKALYEKTCEALRQRGLSVGTGIFAADMKVALVNDGPVTLILESPGSTAGAPKA; translated from the coding sequence ATGCGTGCGGTGGTGCAGCGGGTGCTGGAAGCGTCGGTGACGGTGGACGGGCAGAAGGTGAGCGACATCGGCCCGGGGCTGCTGGTGCTGCTGGGCGTGGGCAAGGGCGATACCGAGGCGGACGTGGCCTGGATGGTGGAGAAGCTCGCCACCCTGCGCATCTTCGAGGACGCGGCCGGCAAGATGAACCTGTCGCTGGAGGACACCTCGCGGCAGCTCATCGTCGTCAGCCAGTTCACGCTCTACGGCGACGCACGCAAAGGCCGGCGCCCCAGCTTCATCGACGCCATGGAGCCCACCGTGGCCAAGGCCCTGTACGAGAAGACCTGCGAGGCCCTGCGTCAGCGCGGCCTGTCCGTGGGCACCGGCATCTTCGCCGCGGACATGAAGGTGGCGCTCGTCAACGACGGACCCGTCACGCTCATCTTGGAGAGCCCCGGGAGCACCGCCGGCGCGCCCAAGGCCTAG
- the dacB gene encoding D-alanyl-D-alanine carboxypeptidase/D-alanyl-D-alanine endopeptidase: MQVLRARHLLAATAIVSLLLPPGALAAPPSAEKRADREALRAALLEVLQRAPLKVSRVGVHMQSLDDGAVVFTHNADELLNPASNVKLVTSAAALATLGPEFRYETEFLVDPELGADGKVKTLYVRGKGDPSVTTERLWGMVSELWHVGVREVGEIVVDDSWFDAERTPPGYDQEDSDRAYMAPTGALSLNWNAAAIYLRPGASAGAKGVVEMEPPSDYFIVDNQLSTGARRARRVSVTSDPVGPQQKIVVRGQVPPERGGAVSVWKKIDNPPMYFGQTLKQLLNTRGVKAKGKVRAGATPSRARAVYVAQSDTFDVLLKRLNKLSSNFVAEQLLKTMGAEGRGQPGTFTKGVEVVEQFLERDVGIQRGTYVMKNGSGLNDANRFSATQLNKLLRYMYERFPFAPEYLSSVPIAGKDGTLKYRFEGSDAVGRLRAKTGTLEGVSALSGYVTSAGGERFSFSMMVNDFAGRAGPIVAGLDALGAAVAATGSSLGPSSGVASLADGGKAAGAIGDVASRVKTYLELGRQRDPRNLGFLRTAWRSERDPAVRAVLAEGLYQSNPHDYLGARTLLDSYSAGSDVYGRLREVARVLAVEVPGVTSMVELAAGGNTEALARVLELAGATGADATAQGEMSVALGEVARTAPEELVVALRAASASDREASTTLLSRALAQAGQADHPFWKSLRKLVGAADPQVATFAKGLDSTLSQKVAEAKARPVEGAPVQVVAPAGTPPPASSKPQGSAPEARTAETHPGG; this comes from the coding sequence GTGCAGGTTCTTCGAGCCAGACACCTCTTGGCCGCGACGGCCATCGTTTCCCTGCTGCTTCCCCCTGGTGCCCTGGCGGCGCCGCCCTCCGCCGAGAAGCGCGCGGACCGCGAGGCGTTGCGCGCGGCGCTGCTCGAGGTGCTCCAGCGCGCCCCGCTCAAGGTGAGCCGGGTGGGCGTGCACATGCAGAGCCTGGATGACGGCGCGGTGGTGTTCACCCACAACGCGGACGAGCTGCTCAACCCCGCGTCCAACGTGAAGCTCGTCACGTCCGCGGCGGCGCTGGCGACGCTCGGGCCGGAGTTCCGCTACGAGACGGAGTTCCTCGTGGACCCGGAGCTGGGCGCGGACGGCAAGGTGAAGACGCTTTACGTGCGCGGCAAGGGCGACCCGTCCGTCACCACCGAGCGGCTGTGGGGCATGGTGTCGGAGCTGTGGCACGTGGGCGTGCGCGAGGTGGGCGAAATCGTCGTGGACGACTCGTGGTTCGACGCCGAGCGCACGCCGCCCGGGTATGACCAGGAGGATTCGGACCGGGCGTACATGGCGCCCACGGGCGCGCTGAGCCTCAACTGGAACGCGGCGGCCATCTACCTGCGGCCCGGCGCGAGCGCGGGCGCCAAGGGCGTGGTGGAGATGGAGCCGCCCAGCGACTACTTCATCGTCGACAACCAGCTCTCCACGGGAGCGCGCCGGGCGCGGCGGGTGTCGGTGACGTCGGACCCGGTGGGTCCGCAGCAGAAGATTGTCGTGCGCGGGCAGGTGCCGCCCGAGCGCGGTGGCGCGGTGAGTGTCTGGAAGAAGATCGACAACCCGCCCATGTACTTCGGCCAGACGCTCAAGCAGCTGCTCAACACGCGGGGCGTGAAGGCGAAGGGCAAGGTGCGCGCGGGGGCGACGCCGTCGCGTGCCCGGGCGGTGTACGTGGCGCAGTCGGACACATTCGACGTGCTGCTCAAGCGGCTCAACAAGCTCTCCAGCAACTTCGTCGCCGAGCAGCTGCTCAAGACGATGGGCGCGGAGGGGCGTGGTCAGCCGGGCACCTTCACCAAGGGCGTGGAGGTGGTGGAGCAGTTCCTGGAGCGCGACGTGGGCATCCAGCGCGGCACGTACGTGATGAAGAACGGCAGCGGGCTGAACGACGCGAACCGCTTCTCCGCCACGCAGCTCAACAAGCTCCTGCGCTACATGTACGAGCGCTTCCCGTTCGCGCCGGAGTACCTGTCCTCGGTGCCCATCGCGGGCAAGGACGGCACGCTCAAGTACCGCTTCGAGGGCAGCGACGCGGTGGGCCGGCTTCGCGCGAAGACGGGCACGCTGGAGGGTGTGTCCGCGCTGAGCGGCTACGTGACGAGCGCGGGCGGTGAGCGCTTCTCGTTCTCGATGATGGTGAACGACTTCGCGGGCCGGGCGGGTCCCATCGTCGCGGGGCTGGACGCGCTGGGCGCGGCGGTGGCGGCCACGGGCTCCAGCCTGGGGCCCTCGAGCGGGGTGGCCTCGCTGGCGGACGGTGGCAAGGCGGCGGGCGCCATTGGCGACGTGGCCTCGCGCGTGAAGACGTACCTGGAGCTGGGCCGGCAGCGGGACCCGCGCAACCTGGGCTTCCTGCGCACGGCGTGGCGCAGCGAGAGGGACCCGGCGGTGCGCGCGGTGCTGGCGGAGGGCCTGTACCAGTCCAACCCGCACGACTACCTGGGCGCGCGCACGTTGCTGGACAGCTACTCGGCGGGCAGTGACGTGTATGGCCGGCTGAGGGAGGTGGCGCGGGTGCTGGCGGTGGAGGTGCCGGGCGTCACGAGCATGGTGGAGCTGGCGGCCGGTGGGAACACGGAGGCGCTGGCGCGGGTGCTGGAGCTCGCGGGCGCCACGGGCGCGGATGCCACGGCGCAGGGCGAGATGTCGGTGGCCCTGGGCGAGGTGGCTCGCACGGCGCCGGAGGAGCTGGTGGTGGCGCTGCGCGCGGCGTCGGCGTCGGACCGCGAGGCGTCCACGACGCTGCTGTCCCGGGCGCTGGCGCAGGCCGGCCAGGCGGACCATCCGTTCTGGAAGTCGCTGCGCAAGCTGGTGGGCGCGGCGGACCCGCAGGTGGCGACGTTCGCCAAGGGCCTGGACTCGACGCTGTCGCAGAAGGTGGCGGAGGCCAAGGCCCGCCCGGTGGAGGGCGCGCCGGTGCAGGTGGTGGCTCCGGCGGGCACGCCGCCTCCGGCGTCCTCGAAGCCCCAGGGCAGCGCCCCCGAGGCCCGCACCGCCGAGACGCATCCGGGCGGGTAG
- a CDS encoding single-stranded DNA-binding protein, with the protein MAGGVNKVILIGNLGADPEVRFTPGGQAVANFRIATSESWTDKNGQKQERTEWHRIVVWGKLAELCGEYLKKGRQCYVEGRLQTREWTDKENRKNYTTEVVANAVTFLGGRDAGDNMGNGGGGGGRRNFGSQPRGGDNNDYGQPPPMDDGMGGGSSGGNNEDDIPF; encoded by the coding sequence ATGGCAGGAGGCGTGAACAAGGTCATCCTCATCGGCAACCTGGGTGCGGACCCCGAAGTGCGGTTCACCCCGGGAGGTCAGGCGGTCGCGAACTTCCGCATCGCGACCAGCGAGAGCTGGACCGACAAGAACGGCCAGAAGCAGGAGCGGACCGAGTGGCACCGCATCGTCGTCTGGGGAAAGCTCGCGGAGCTCTGCGGCGAGTACCTGAAGAAGGGACGGCAGTGCTACGTCGAGGGCCGCCTGCAGACGCGCGAGTGGACCGACAAGGAGAACCGCAAGAACTACACGACCGAGGTCGTGGCCAACGCGGTGACGTTCCTGGGCGGCCGTGACGCCGGGGACAACATGGGCAATGGCGGCGGTGGTGGCGGGCGCCGGAACTTCGGCTCGCAGCCGCGCGGCGGCGACAACAACGACTACGGCCAGCCGCCTCCGATGGATGACGGCATGGGCGGTGGCAGCAGCGGCGGCAACAACGAGGACGACATCCCGTTCTGA
- a CDS encoding succinate dehydrogenase, with product MSTQAATADAVATKTPLLKSRLGSFLAVVPLSFWVVNHLWDNLSAFNGGDAWQKSVTTYSNPYAQALTFIIVMLPLLFHTGWGLVRLFSFRPNNNRYNNYGNFKYILQRVSALGVLAFLGAHIWLAFLRPRLLLGHPELFEDIAREMHFHGPTLVVYLLGTIGTAYHLANGLQGFAMGWGLLGSERAMRRFEPVSIIIFLLLTAMAWSAIYALYQAGGALGPAAH from the coding sequence ATGAGCACCCAGGCCGCCACCGCCGACGCCGTTGCAACGAAGACTCCGCTCCTCAAGTCCCGCCTGGGCTCGTTCCTCGCGGTGGTGCCCCTGAGCTTCTGGGTCGTCAACCACCTGTGGGACAACCTGTCCGCCTTCAATGGCGGCGACGCGTGGCAGAAGTCCGTCACCACGTACTCCAACCCCTATGCCCAGGCGCTCACGTTCATCATCGTGATGCTGCCGCTGCTGTTCCACACGGGCTGGGGCCTGGTGCGGCTCTTCAGCTTCCGGCCCAACAACAACCGGTACAACAACTACGGCAACTTCAAGTACATCCTCCAGCGCGTCAGCGCCCTGGGCGTGCTCGCCTTCCTGGGCGCCCACATCTGGCTGGCCTTCCTGCGCCCGCGCCTGCTGCTGGGGCACCCGGAGCTGTTCGAGGACATCGCCCGGGAGATGCACTTCCACGGCCCCACGCTCGTCGTCTACCTGCTGGGCACGATTGGCACCGCGTACCACCTGGCCAACGGCCTCCAGGGCTTCGCCATGGGCTGGGGCCTGTTGGGCTCCGAGCGCGCCATGCGCCGCTTCGAGCCGGTCTCCATCATCATCTTCCTGCTGCTGACGGCGATGGCCTGGAGCGCCATCTACGCGCTGTACCAGGCGGGCGGGGCCCTCGGGCCCGCGGCTCACTAG
- a CDS encoding Hsp33 family molecular chaperone HslO yields the protein MSDELVSGLLKKSDVRVVLALTTELSRQARATHHTAPAAAALLSQSLTAAALLGALQKGESRVNLQLECDGPLRGLFVDGDTSGLVRGYVKNTLVEYTGSDDQYHWRPVLGNKGFLSVLRDLGGGEHYRSSVELERFDLAGDLERYFYQSDQLPSHVVLAQLPAEVGGKPESLGIVAGLLVQPLPNADLEVFQALGERLRRDAEGALRAHAPAGASAVLRALLPEADFEVMARYPLRFGCSCSEDRVKRALLAMGREELQDLLEKEGQAEATCQFCTTRYVIPGDEIRRMLESGSV from the coding sequence ATGTCCGATGAGCTCGTCAGTGGATTGCTGAAGAAGTCCGATGTCCGCGTGGTGCTGGCCCTCACCACGGAGCTGTCCCGCCAGGCCCGGGCCACCCACCACACCGCCCCGGCCGCCGCGGCGCTCCTGTCCCAGTCCCTCACCGCCGCCGCCCTGCTGGGCGCCCTCCAGAAGGGCGAGTCCCGCGTCAACCTCCAGCTCGAGTGCGACGGCCCCCTGCGCGGCCTCTTCGTGGACGGCGACACGTCCGGCCTGGTGCGGGGCTACGTGAAGAACACGCTCGTGGAGTACACGGGCAGTGACGACCAGTACCACTGGCGTCCCGTGCTGGGGAACAAGGGCTTCCTCTCCGTGCTGCGTGATTTGGGCGGCGGCGAGCACTACCGCTCCTCCGTGGAGCTGGAGCGCTTCGACCTGGCGGGCGATTTGGAGCGCTACTTCTACCAATCCGACCAGCTCCCCTCGCACGTGGTGCTCGCGCAACTGCCCGCCGAGGTGGGCGGCAAGCCGGAGTCGCTGGGCATCGTCGCGGGCCTGCTCGTCCAGCCTCTGCCCAACGCCGACCTGGAGGTCTTCCAGGCGCTCGGTGAGCGGCTGCGTCGTGACGCGGAAGGCGCCCTGCGGGCACATGCCCCGGCGGGGGCGTCCGCGGTGCTGCGGGCGCTGCTGCCGGAGGCGGACTTCGAGGTGATGGCCCGCTATCCGCTGCGCTTCGGCTGCTCGTGCAGCGAGGACCGGGTGAAGCGCGCGCTGCTCGCCATGGGGCGCGAGGAGCTCCAGGACCTGCTGGAGAAGGAAGGGCAGGCTGAAGCAACGTGTCAATTCTGCACGACGCGCTATGTCATTCCAGGAGATGAAATTCGGCGCATGTTGGAGAGCGGCTCGGTTTGA